From one Comamonas piscis genomic stretch:
- a CDS encoding PP0621 family protein: MKYLLVLLVLAVGWHMWRRQRVKNTPPPPKNRLAKPEPMVNCAHCGVHLPQSDAIRYQGLHYCSQAHLAQATAPGKR, from the coding sequence ATGAAGTATTTGCTGGTATTGCTGGTGCTGGCCGTGGGCTGGCACATGTGGCGCCGCCAACGGGTCAAGAACACCCCGCCACCACCCAAGAACCGCTTGGCCAAGCCCGAACCCATGGTGAACTGCGCGCACTGCGGCGTGCACCTGCCGCAGTCCGATGCCATCCGCTACCAAGGCCTGCATTACTGCTCGCAAGCCCACCTTGCCCAGGCCACCGCGCCTGGCAAACGCTAA
- a CDS encoding cytochrome C assembly family protein, whose protein sequence is MLSPAFAAASTSPIGWALAIAAAIAYAIPALAARRLQETSARWGLRAAWALHLAAIAWSLIGDTPHFGFAPALSVTAWLVLTVYVVEQQLYPQLRSRWPLSAMGCMAVLLAGVFPGSPLHVNASPWLPLHLALGIASYGLFAAAVVHAALMTRAERQMRQDGSHDSGLPLLALERLTFRFVTAGFILLSATLLAGWWFGEALYGKAWVWNHKSVFSLMAWLTFAILLVGRKRFGWRGQRAVNMLYVGATLLLLAYVGSRFVLEVILKH, encoded by the coding sequence ATGCTCTCTCCCGCCTTTGCCGCAGCCAGCACCAGCCCCATCGGCTGGGCCTTGGCCATTGCTGCGGCTATTGCCTATGCCATCCCCGCGCTTGCGGCCCGCCGCCTGCAGGAGACCAGCGCGCGCTGGGGCTTGCGCGCCGCCTGGGCCTTGCACCTGGCAGCCATCGCCTGGAGCCTGATTGGCGACACGCCCCACTTCGGTTTTGCGCCCGCCTTGTCGGTGACTGCATGGCTGGTGCTGACGGTCTATGTGGTCGAGCAGCAGCTCTACCCGCAACTGCGCTCGCGCTGGCCGCTGTCGGCCATGGGCTGCATGGCGGTGCTGCTGGCCGGTGTGTTCCCCGGCAGCCCGCTGCATGTGAATGCCTCGCCCTGGCTGCCGCTGCATCTGGCCTTGGGTATTGCCTCTTATGGCCTGTTTGCCGCCGCAGTGGTGCATGCCGCGCTGATGACCCGGGCCGAGCGCCAGATGCGCCAGGACGGCAGCCATGACAGCGGATTACCACTGCTGGCGCTGGAGCGCCTGACCTTCCGCTTTGTCACTGCCGGCTTCATCCTGCTGTCGGCCACCTTGCTGGCCGGCTGGTGGTTTGGCGAGGCACTGTACGGCAAGGCCTGGGTCTGGAACCACAAATCCGTGTTCTCGCTGATGGCCTGGCTGACATTTGCCATCTTGCTGGTCGGCCGCAAGCGCTTTGGCTGGCGCGGGCAGCGCGCCGTCAACATGCTCTATGTGGGCGCCACCTTGCTGCTGCTGGCCTATGTGGGCTCGCGCTTTGTCCTTGAAGTCATCTTGAAACACTGA